In Opitutaceae bacterium TAV5, one genomic interval encodes:
- a CDS encoding glucuronyl hydrolase translates to MFLAATDTSGLPVQPPLRAPFGWPTVGLAPPAGTSATGGSVLLTWPHAGNTASSPGASRGGWLRIGVSVDDREQKIVTASLARTGAMIGQFDLRYSHSIEPWQIQLNATTLAAALEQGIRLTLTHGSTPLWLFAPALPAGAEVLAPHLLPDAPVDATSPGAATAAFFRVLGSVGSVQTFGWMEGCILDALHDLRTATAGTTDALRWRAALDAHLALFFTSDGRLVYEDPRGRPCDDRIYGIEGTLPFAVLAKVAPHHPLLDTLLAWYRDHLHPDGTFRRPESYTAEGSYTIAYPLAVIAGQRRDNSLASLAINVLRQRQERLRRPDGLWLRHHPDDSRTFRSWARGIAWYLLGLGRSLEHLRGLADTGEPEAELRAAVAWTLALQREDGLWGCFADDPACPPDTSGSAGIAAAIMRAARAGFVDAAEAETAARRCWSGLLPHLTPDGLLDGTAQSNRGGEALQRAPYRVLSPMGMGLMGQLAAALGHTQASR, encoded by the coding sequence ATGTTCCTCGCCGCCACCGATACCTCCGGCCTCCCCGTCCAGCCCCCGCTTCGCGCCCCCTTCGGCTGGCCGACCGTCGGGCTCGCTCCGCCCGCGGGCACATCCGCGACCGGCGGCAGCGTGCTCCTCACCTGGCCGCACGCCGGCAACACCGCATCTTCCCCCGGCGCTTCGCGCGGCGGCTGGTTGCGGATCGGCGTCTCGGTCGATGACCGCGAACAGAAAATCGTCACCGCCAGCCTCGCCCGCACCGGCGCCATGATCGGCCAGTTCGACCTCCGCTATTCCCACTCCATCGAACCCTGGCAGATCCAGCTCAACGCCACCACCTTGGCCGCCGCGCTCGAACAGGGTATCCGCCTCACCCTTACGCACGGCTCCACCCCGCTCTGGCTCTTCGCCCCCGCCCTTCCGGCTGGCGCGGAGGTGTTGGCCCCCCATCTCCTGCCCGATGCCCCCGTCGACGCGACCTCACCCGGCGCCGCCACCGCCGCATTTTTCCGCGTGCTCGGCTCTGTCGGCTCCGTTCAGACCTTCGGCTGGATGGAAGGCTGCATCCTCGACGCCCTCCACGATCTCCGGACCGCCACGGCTGGCACCACCGACGCCCTCCGCTGGCGCGCCGCGCTCGATGCGCACCTCGCCCTGTTTTTCACGTCCGACGGCCGTCTCGTTTACGAAGACCCGCGCGGACGCCCCTGCGACGACCGCATCTACGGCATCGAGGGCACCCTGCCCTTCGCCGTCCTCGCCAAGGTTGCGCCCCATCATCCTCTCCTCGATACGCTGCTCGCCTGGTACCGCGACCACCTCCACCCCGACGGCACCTTTCGCCGCCCGGAAAGTTACACGGCAGAAGGCAGCTACACCATCGCCTACCCTCTCGCCGTCATCGCCGGCCAGCGTCGCGACAACTCCCTCGCCTCCCTTGCCATCAACGTTCTCCGCCAGCGCCAGGAACGTCTCCGGCGGCCCGACGGACTCTGGCTCCGCCACCATCCCGACGATTCGCGCACCTTCCGCTCCTGGGCGCGAGGCATCGCCTGGTACCTGCTCGGCCTCGGCCGCTCGCTCGAGCATCTCCGCGGTCTCGCCGATACCGGCGAACCGGAGGCGGAACTCCGCGCCGCCGTCGCCTGGACGCTCGCCCTCCAGCGCGAGGATGGCCTCTGGGGTTGCTTCGCCGACGACCCCGCCTGCCCGCCCGACACTTCCGGCTCGGCCGGCATCGCCGCCGCGATCATGCGCGCCGCGCGCGCGGGTTTTGTCGACGCGGCGGAAGCGGAAACCGCCGCCCGCCGCTGCTGGTCCGGCCTGCTTCCGCATCTCACGCCCGACGGCCTCCTCGACGGCACCGCCCAGAGCAACCGCGGTGGCGAGGCCCTGCAACGCGCCCCCTACCGCGTCCTCTCGCCCATGGGCATGGGCCTCATGGGCCAGCTCGCCGCCGCCCTCGGCCATACGCAGGCTTCCCGCTGA
- a CDS encoding serine protease, whose protein sequence is MTTLILLFIVGIILLAAEVIVPGAVLGTLGALAMLAGCVIAFWQHGPMGGGVAVAVALFLVGLMLAIEFLILPRTRWGRRFFLHKSIDSRSQPPVADAAAITRRTGETLTTLAPTGYVLVEGRRYEATSRSGLIEKGTPVAVIGTETFQLVVEKITGDNPPPAASSTRPPVTPGLPADNDLNKPVDLLTAPVYLPPVPPAPPSSKH, encoded by the coding sequence ATGACCACCCTCATTCTTCTCTTCATTGTCGGCATCATCCTGCTCGCCGCCGAGGTGATCGTCCCCGGAGCCGTCCTCGGCACCCTCGGCGCGCTCGCCATGCTGGCCGGTTGTGTGATCGCCTTCTGGCAACACGGCCCGATGGGTGGGGGCGTGGCCGTCGCCGTCGCGCTCTTCCTCGTCGGCCTGATGCTTGCCATCGAATTCCTCATCCTTCCGCGCACCCGCTGGGGCCGCCGGTTTTTCCTGCACAAGAGCATCGACAGCCGCAGCCAGCCACCTGTTGCCGATGCCGCCGCCATCACCCGCCGCACCGGCGAAACCCTCACCACGCTCGCCCCGACCGGGTACGTCCTCGTCGAAGGCCGGCGCTACGAGGCCACCTCGCGTTCCGGGCTCATCGAAAAAGGCACGCCCGTCGCCGTCATCGGCACGGAGACTTTTCAGCTCGTCGTCGAAAAAATCACCGGCGACAATCCCCCTCCTGCCGCATCCTCCACGCGCCCGCCGGTCACACCGGGCCTGCCGGCCGACAACGACCTCAACAAACCCGTCGATCTCCTCACCGCACCCGTCTACCTCCCGCCCGTTCCACCCGCGCCCCCTTCTTCCAAACACTGA
- a CDS encoding lipase, with the protein MHTDNHFNHLCETLRPDAILPYKEIAGRSLSLHFFDPARRAPSAGAAPPPPAGRPAVLFIHGGGWINNGPRVVYPWLDTFARLGLAAFGLEYRLSRPRTPEELARGENEFASVLDCVRDARSAMRHLRRHAASLGIDPQKIVAGGGSAGAHLAATTTLLDGALFDEPGESVSESAAAQALILHYPVIDTSPAGYGCARLGPRWRELSPLHTVRPGLPPTLLFHGEADTTTPVAGAKQFAAAMSAAGNRCDFHPHPTGTHGYLKHNRQIFDEAVSIQTAFLRSLSFI; encoded by the coding sequence ATGCACACCGACAACCACTTCAACCACCTCTGCGAAACCCTGCGGCCCGATGCCATTCTGCCGTACAAGGAGATCGCCGGCCGCTCCCTCTCGCTCCATTTCTTCGACCCCGCCCGCCGCGCCCCGTCCGCCGGTGCCGCTCCCCCTCCGCCCGCCGGCCGCCCCGCCGTGCTGTTCATCCACGGCGGCGGCTGGATCAACAACGGCCCGCGCGTCGTGTATCCGTGGCTTGATACGTTTGCCCGGCTCGGCCTGGCCGCCTTCGGCCTCGAATACCGGCTCTCCCGCCCGCGCACGCCGGAAGAACTCGCCCGCGGCGAAAACGAATTCGCCAGCGTGCTCGATTGCGTGCGCGACGCCCGCTCCGCCATGCGACACCTGCGCCGCCACGCTGCCAGTCTCGGCATCGACCCCCAAAAAATCGTCGCCGGCGGCGGCTCCGCCGGAGCGCACCTCGCCGCGACCACCACGCTCCTCGACGGCGCCCTTTTCGACGAACCCGGCGAATCCGTCAGCGAATCCGCCGCCGCCCAGGCGCTCATCCTGCATTACCCGGTCATCGACACCTCGCCCGCCGGCTATGGTTGCGCCCGCCTCGGCCCTCGCTGGCGCGAACTCTCGCCGCTCCACACCGTGCGCCCCGGCCTCCCGCCGACCCTGCTCTTCCACGGCGAGGCCGACACCACCACGCCCGTCGCCGGTGCGAAACAGTTCGCCGCCGCCATGTCCGCCGCCGGCAACCGCTGCGATTTCCATCCCCACCCGACGGGCACGCATGGCTATCTCAAACACAACCGGCAAATTTTCGACGAAGCCGTCTCGATCCAGACCGCGTTCCTGCGCTCGCTTTCGTTTATCTGA